Genomic segment of Melospiza melodia melodia isolate bMelMel2 chromosome 13, bMelMel2.pri, whole genome shotgun sequence:
ACCCCACACTGCCCTCACCAGCAGGTCCAGACGAGTTCTCTGCCTTTGTGTTGCAGTTCTGATGCCGCTGTTGGATCACTGCAGCGTGCAGCCCGATGCCAGGGTCGCCTCCCACCCCTTCTTTGGGCTGAATGCCCAGATCAGGTAAGGCCTGGAGATGTTCTCAGCGAGGGGAAGGGATCGATTTTGCCGGCGGCGGGGATCTTGCATGCTCAGACAGCTAATGCAGAGCTTGTTTGGGTTCCCTGAGCAGGCTCATTTGGTAATGCCTCATTTGATAATCCTTTTGATAATGGATTTCCATAATGGCCTCTGGATGGGGCCGACAGACCCACCTCAGCTCAAGCTGGACGGGTCAGGAGTTCAGCCCAGAGCCTGTTGGTGTGTGCAGGGAGGGAGGTGACGCGTGTGTCCTCCCAGGGCAGGCTGTCTCCAACCAGTCTGCCTTCCTGGACACGTGGTCTTCCTCAGCGTGCGAAGGctctccctcaggccagggcaGCGTTCCCTCATTTCATGGCTCTGCTTAGCCTAAAAATAGATGGAGGCAGAAGTTCTGGTGGAGGTGGATGGCAGTGTCCAGGCGGGAGCCTGCCTCTGATGTTCCCACGCCAAAGGGCAGCGCAGAGCTGAGCCCTGGCCATCCcgtgaggagcaggaggaggaggagggtgccgTGAGTAAcagccctgtcccacagccagTCGCCCGCCCTGAACCAGCTGACGTCCCTGTACGTGGGCAGGACGCACGCCCTGTGGAAGGACCCGGCTGTCATGGCCTGGCTGGAGCCCCACGTCCACGAGGTTCTGCGCATGGTGGACGCCCGGAACGCGCTGGTGCAGGAGGCTGAGCACAAGTGAGCACAGAGGGTGCAGGGTTCCTGTGccagggacagagggggacagagggtctgtcctgggcagcagcagttcccTGTCTGGGACAGGGCTCAGAGCCCCACGGGTGCTGCTCTGATGCCAAGGTCACAGCATGGGGCCAGGAAGGCAGTGGTTCCTTCCATGCTTTTCACAAATGGGAATGTAGAGCTGAACCTGCACTGCATGTCCTgcactgccttccccaggctTGGCTGTCACCTGTACCCTGCAAACATCCTGGAGCGGGTGGAGGGGTGGCCTGGAAGGGCAGGGATGGCCACGCAGGGCAGGTGAGAGCTTAGgaacagtgctgagaaacaggagaGAGCTGTCAGGTGTCCTAAACCAAGGTCAATCTGCTCATTCCTGAGCTCTctgctctttctccagagctcagcagctcccagcccctttGGCTCGCTCTAAGCCAGCTCCATCCAATATGGCCTTGTCCCCCAGAGCCAGGGAAGCTGCTGACACTGCGCCTGGAGCAGCAGAAATGGGAATGTGCCTGCTTaggctccctgctctgtccctccctGTCTCAGGAGGAAGATCCGGTACCAGAGCGCTCCCAGGAACATCTACCGGCACATCATCCTCTCGGAGATGAAGGAGGCCACGGCAGCCCTGCCCCTGGTGAGGGCCTGATGGGCCACAGGGGCTGTGGTGGCACCTGTGTCCCTGCTGGGCCCATCCTAACCCCTGTCACTCACAGCTTCTGTGGGTGCCcgtgtttgctgctgctggatgCAGCCTTCATTCCTTCATTTCTCCTTCATCCCTTCCTctctccttcatccctcctttctcctctccctGCAGGAGGTGACCTCCCAGCCAGTGATGGGGTTTGACCCCCTCCCTCCTCTGGATTCCATTGTTTCCTACACCCGCCCAGAAAGGTaccacctcctgctctggcacAGCCAGCCGTGTTCCCTGCATGCCCtcagccccaggccaggctgggcactcagggctggcATCTCCTCCATGGCAGAGGAAGAGCTGTGGTGctccaggcaggcagagctgcaggctggACTGGTCCTGCTGCTTCCCATGGTGGTCACCACTGGCCATTGCCAGCCATAGTGCAAAAGCCAGGGAAAACCCAGGTCGTGGCTGACTGGGAGGGTTGGGGGTAAATGGAAATTTAAATACAGCCAGTCCTGGTGTTGGGGTGGGGCCATGTGTGTGTTCCACACCAATCCACTCAGAGCAGAGCTGGTAggatcatggaatcctggaatggtttggattcaaaagaccttaaagctcatctcattctaccccgtgctatgggcagggacactttccagtaGACCAGGCTGTTCCAAGGcctttccaacctggccttggttgTGCTCTTAGTGACTGGTTTGCTCAGAGTTGTTTCTCAGAGTTGCCTGGATTCAGAATCCCATTGGAACTCCCCAGTTCCCTCCCTCAGGGCTGGTTCCAGCACCACCCACATGTCAGTGAGGAGTCACAAACCGGGCTGTACCTTCACCATGGTGCCACTTGTGTCTTCCAGGACGAGCCATCCCTCCAATGAAAGCACTTTATCCCTCTTCTTCCGCTCGCTGTTGCCAAATTTTAACTTGCAGGTGAGTGCAGGCTGGGATTTGGGTGCAGCATTCCCCCAtggtgctcctgctccaggagccactgctggcagcagcctgctGCTGGTTTGGCCctgcgctgtccctgtccctgtccctgtccctgtccgtgcCACCACCGTGCTGCTCTCACAGGGGGACGTGCGGCACGACGGCGACGACGAGGCCGGGGCGGCGCAGGACCTCAACCAGGGGGTGAACCGGCTGATGGCGGCCATGCGGGACATGCTGGCCAACATCCAGTTCCAGGAGCCGCCCCGCGAGGACAATCCCGAGGGCGACGGCGACTGGGACTGAgccgggctgtccctgcctgcccagggcctctctgtcacccccctTTGCGTCGCGCTCCAATAAAGTCACAGAAACGGACTGGCCCTGGCAATGGGCTCTtctggggagggggctgcaccCGTGGCGTGGTCTCCATCCGGGGAGGGGGGCTGACAGCCATGGGCCTTGTCCAGGGCCCCACTCAACAGGGGACAAGGGCGGTCTGAGCATGTCCGAGCTAATCAACAGcagctgtcccttgtccccatggcAGCTTAGTCCCCTTCTGGCCTCCTCTACAcacaatttccatcccattcccctcCCTGTTCTCCTGCCTCTTGTCCTTAATTCCCAGAGGGCTTTTACTGCCCTCTTCTTCAGCTCCTTTGTGCTTCCCGTGGCCTGGAGCTTCCTTCCCTCCGCAAAATACTCTGCACCCTCACTACACTGAACCTTCCAAAGGTCTGAGAGTCCCCCGTGCCACTACAATTGTGCAAGGAGCAGCTTTTTCAGCCTTTTATTTATGTTTGGAGAAGAAATCTTTCCCCCCTTCTTTGTTTGTCTCTCCTTTATCCCTTCACCTAGAGCAAGGAGCGAGGCAAGCCACAGTCAAACCTTAACTCATCCTTCTTCCCGTaaagcttttttcccttttttgctgAGTAATGGTGAATGCATGGAATAAATCCCTGTTCCTGCTGTATTACCTCCCTGGGGGATGTAGCTGGGCTGGGTGTGCAGACCCTGAGTCtcgagccagcccagcctggctccgTTCCCCACTGGCACATCCAAATCCCATGGGATCCCAGCCCCGTAATTTGGCACTGGATCAGCTGGGCCCCCATGCCAGGTGTGTGCAATGCAGCTGAGCCGtttccatccctgtgcccccatgCCCAGTGTGGCAGCTGAGCCATTTCCATCCCAGTGCCCTGGCCCCCCATGCCCGCTGTGTGCAATGCAGCTGAGCCGtttccatccctgtgccctgtgcccccatgCCCAGTGTGGCAGCTGAGCCAtttccatccctgtgccctggcccCCCAtgcccagtgtgtgtgtgcagctgagccgtttccatccctgtgccctggcccCTGTGCCCGGTGTGTGCCCTGGCCCCCCAtgcccagtgtgtgtgtgcagctgagccgtttccatccctgtgtcctggccCCCATGCCCGCTGTGTGCGATGCAGCTGAGCCGTTTCCATCCCTGCCGGAGGGAAGGGCTCCCCAGCGGAAGCGGGCACCCGTGGGAGCGGCCTGCCCGCGGAGCTGTGAATGGCTCTTTGGCAGCCCGCGGCTCCAGGCATCAACCCAAGGCACATGATGGTCAGCTGGGCCCTGTCCCCGCAGCCTCCCCGCGGCGCCGTGCCTGCCGTGTCCCGTTTAACCGTGCTCTGGATGATCCCAATGGCGTCCCGTGCCCGCCCCGCTGTACAGCATCTCCCCTGGGGCCGTGGGAATGGGGCCCTCCCAGTGCCAGTGCGTGGGACAGCCTGCATCGGGCCGTGCAGAGGGTCCTGCAGGGGTCCCCGAGGTGCATGGACAGCTCAGGAGGTGTGGGTGACTCCCACAGCAGGTGGGACCCCCCAAGACACGAGTCCCACAGAGCACGCTGACCCTCTTAGGACACACAGGCCTGCAGGGCATGGGGGACCCCTCAAGATGTGCAGGCCCCCAGGGTTCAGGGGTCCCCCCCAGCAGACACAGGGCCTCGGGACGCATGGGGACCCTAAGGTGCGCGGTTCCCCAGGGCACAGAGGACCCCGATGGCAGCACCCCCAAGGTGCGTGACCCCAGGGGTGCGTGGACCACCCCAGGGCCTTTGAGACCCCTGGGCACACGGTGATCCCGAGAAGTcggggtccccagggccacccggGGGGTGTCTCAGCCCTGACCTCGGCAGCGGCCCCCTCGCTGCCAGGGTGCCTCCCTCACGCAGGTGCCCACCCTCCTCGGAGGAGGAGCTGCGGGAGCCGCTTTAAAGTGGGGCAGAGAAAGGGCCCTTTCTTCCCCTGCACCCTGGGCTGGCGGCGTGGGACGCCGGGCAGCGCTGGCACAGAGAGCCGCGCCCGAGGGTCCCGGCGGGCACACGGCACCCCCGGCACGGCCCAGGCCTCCCGTCCCCAATTCCTCGGCATCCCCTGGGCCTCGCCGCCGGGCGCCGCGGGAGAACTGGCGGGGCACAACGGGGGCTCGGGGGCCGTGCGGGTGCCGCGGGGGGCCCCGGGGCTGAGGAGGGGCTCATGTCGACGCTGGCCCCCCTGCGTCTGCTGCGCGAGCCCTCGAATGCCAGCGAGGGCAACCACAGCAACGCCACGGTCGGGGCCGGTGGCGGctggtgccaggggctgggcatCCCCAACGAGCTGTTCCTGGCGCTGGGGCTGGTGAGCCTGGTGGAGAACCTGCTGGTGGTGGCCGCCATCCTGAAGAACAGGAACCTGCACTCGCCCACCTACTACTTCATCTGCTGCCTGGCGGTGTCGGACATGCTGGTGAGCATCAGCAACCTGGCGGAGATGCTCTtcatgctgctgctggagcacggGCTGCTGGTGATGCGCCCCAGCATCGTCCGCCACATGGACAGCGTCATCGACACGCTCATCTGCAGCTCCGTGGTCTCGTCCCTCTCCTTCCTGGGGGTCATCGCCGTGGACCGCTACATCACCATCTTCTACGCCCTGCGCTACCACAGCATCATGACCCTGCAGCGCGCCGTGGTCACCATGGCCAGCGTCTGGCTGGCCAGCACCGTCTCCAGCGCCGTCCTGATCGCCTACTACCGCAGCAACACCGTCCTCCTCTGCCTCATCGGCTTCTTCCTCTTCATGCTGGTCCTCATGCTGGTGCTCTACATCCACATGTTCGCCCTGGCCCGCCACCACCTGCACAGCATCTCCAGCCAGCAGAAGCCGCCCACTGCTCATCGTGGTGGCAGCCTGAAGGGCGCCGTCACCCTCACCATCCTCCTGGGCGTCTTCTTCATCTGCTGGGGGCCCTTCTTCTTCCACCTCATCCTCATCGTCACCTGTCCCACCAACCCCTTCTGCACCTGCTTCTTCAGCTACTTCaacctcttcctcatcctcatcatctgTAACTCGGTGATTGACCCCCTCATCTACGCCTTCCGGAGCCAGGAGCTCCGGCGGACGCTGCGGGAGGTGGTGACGTGCTCCTGGTAGGCAGCGGGACACGGTACCGGCACGGCCACCCCCACCCTGAAACGGACAGACGGATGGACTGACGGACGGACGGGACGAACCGCGGGGCGCCCGGTCCGGGCGAGGGACTCGCGGTTGCCAATAAAGGCTCTTTGCAGTGACGCTGTGGCTGGCATCGGGCGGCCCCGGGGAGCCCCGAGGGGAGAGGTCCCTCCCG
This window contains:
- the MC1R gene encoding melanocyte-stimulating hormone receptor, whose amino-acid sequence is MSTLAPLRLLREPSNASEGNHSNATVGAGGGWCQGLGIPNELFLALGLVSLVENLLVVAAILKNRNLHSPTYYFICCLAVSDMLVSISNLAEMLFMLLLEHGLLVMRPSIVRHMDSVIDTLICSSVVSSLSFLGVIAVDRYITIFYALRYHSIMTLQRAVVTMASVWLASTVSSAVLIAYYRSNTVLLCLIGFFLFMLVLMLVLYIHMFALARHHLHSISSQQKPPTAHRGGSLKGAVTLTILLGVFFICWGPFFFHLILIVTCPTNPFCTCFFSYFNLFLILIICNSVIDPLIYAFRSQELRRTLREVVTCSW